From the Neobacillus sp. PS3-34 genome, the window GCATCTGCCTGTAGACTTCCTGACATGCGGCGGCTAAAGTATCCTAAACCTTCACTTGCCCCCAGCCATTCTCCAATCGTAGCACCAACCACACAATATACTACTGACAGCTTTAATCCTGACAAAAACACTGGCATCGCCATCGGAACCTGGACCTTTTTAAAAATATCCCAACGGTTAGCGCCCATTGTCAGAAGCAATTCCCGATATTCCACTCCCCCGGTTTTCAGCCCGTCATATGTACTAACCACAATTGGAAAGAAGGCCGTCAAAATGGTTACAGCAATTTTACTCCAAATGGAATACCCGAACCACATAATAAAAATCGGAGATATCGCAATCAAAGGAACGGTTTGCGATATAACCAGAAATGGATACAGCACTTTTTCTAGTGCACGAAAAAAATGCATGCCGACTCCTAGTAAAACACCGCCTAGAACGGACAGGCCAAAACCAATCAGGACCTCCTTAAGTGTGGCGGGCAAATGCACCTGTAACAAAAGCTGTTGGTTCTCAATTAATGATGTCCAGATGGAAGACGGTGAAGGCAAAATAAATGCTGGAATCAATCCGGTGCGAACTGACCATTCCCATATACTTAAGAGAAGAAGGACGACCAATAAAAACAGGTCATAATCTTCTGTCCATTTTTTAAATCTACCTTTCATCTGAGATCAGCCACTCCAGTTCTTTTCTCATCGCAATAAACTCTGATTGATAAATAAGCTCAGGCCTTCTCGGTCTTGGCAGGTTGACTTTTACTTCTTGGATCAATTGACTGCCTTTACCTGGGAGCAGATAAATCCGGTCGCTTAACAGGATGGCTTCCTCGAGATCATGCGTAATGAACAATACCGTCTTTTGTAAATTCCCCCACAGTTCCAATAACCAGCTGTGCATTTTTCTTTTTGTCAGGGAATCAAGTGCACCAAACGGCTCATCCAATAATAAAAGGTCTCTGCCCGTCATGATGGTTCTTAAAAATGCGACCCGCTGCTTCATTCCACCTGAAAGCTCATGAGGATATGCGTTTTCGTACTCAGCTAAACCTGTTTGGGATAACCAATTTTTGATTTCCACGATCTTAGTTTTCTTATTCTCTTTCGTCATTTCCAGAGGAAGTAAAACGTTTTCCAGGACTGACCGCCACGGTAAAAGCAGATCCTTCTGTGGCATATAGGCAACTTTCCCCAATCTCTTTTCCGATGTTGATCCTTCAATCCAAATTTGTCCCTTGTCAGGATCAAGCAATCCTGCAATAAGCTTAAAAAGCGTGCTTTTTCCCGAACCGCTTGCACCAATAACTGAAACAAACTCTCCTTCATTAACCTCCAACGAGACATTTGAAAATATAGATTTTGAAATCTCCATGTTTGGAAAAGTATACGATAGTTCCTTTATTGATAAGATGGACGAATTAGACAGGCCAATCTCCTCCCTGGTAGACCATATCCCAAAACATATATTCGAACTTGGATGTGGTAATGAAATGCTCTTCAAGGATTTGTTTTTCCCAATCAGGTTTTCCTTCAACCAATTGATCTAACAAATCAATAAGCCAGCAGGCCAATGAACCAAATTCTTTTGATGAGTACATTTTTATCCACTCACCATACAAAGGATGCTCGGTCGAATTCGGATAGTTCTCGGCCAGCATCTTCCCTATCTCCCAGTAGCTCCACATACAGGGCAGCAGTGTAGATATTAATTCCTCGAGTGAACCGTTCTGAGCCACATTAAGCATGTAACGTGTATATGCCAGGTTGATCGGTGTGGGCTTGGTTTCTTCGAGCTGCTGATTGGTAATCTCAAACCTTGCAGCATACTGTCGATGCAAATCCATTTCTCCATGAAGGGTTTCATCCAACAGCTTGGCAAAAACAGCCATCGTTTCTAAATCCTTTGCCTTTACCGACCCGAATGCAAAAAGCTTTGCATAGTCTATTAAGAAGACATAGTCCTGTTTCATATAACGGACAAACGATTCAACAGGCAAATCTCCCTGTCCCATCCCGATTACAAAAGGATGCTGGTGGGTTTTCTCCCATATCTCGTTTACTTTTTTGTACAGGGTCTGTGAAAATTTCATAATTTCCCATCCTTTTTAGTGTTGCACCACTCGGCGATAAATACTGCAAGAACTTTTGCAAAATCTAATAATTGCCGGAATTCAACTTTCTCATTTACCGAATGGGCATCTTCTAATTTTCCTGGTCCAAAAATGACTGTTGGAATAT encodes:
- a CDS encoding ABC transporter ATP-binding protein; the encoded protein is MEVNEGEFVSVIGASGSGKSTLFKLIAGLLDPDKGQIWIEGSTSEKRLGKVAYMPQKDLLLPWRSVLENVLLPLEMTKENKKTKIVEIKNWLSQTGLAEYENAYPHELSGGMKQRVAFLRTIMTGRDLLLLDEPFGALDSLTKRKMHSWLLELWGNLQKTVLFITHDLEEAILLSDRIYLLPGKGSQLIQEVKVNLPRPRRPELIYQSEFIAMRKELEWLISDER
- the tenA gene encoding thiaminase II, producing MKFSQTLYKKVNEIWEKTHQHPFVIGMGQGDLPVESFVRYMKQDYVFLIDYAKLFAFGSVKAKDLETMAVFAKLLDETLHGEMDLHRQYAARFEITNQQLEETKPTPINLAYTRYMLNVAQNGSLEELISTLLPCMWSYWEIGKMLAENYPNSTEHPLYGEWIKMYSSKEFGSLACWLIDLLDQLVEGKPDWEKQILEEHFITTSKFEYMFWDMVYQGGDWPV